Proteins encoded by one window of Halomonas sp. Bachu 37:
- the glyA gene encoding serine hydroxymethyltransferase, which yields MFSRDMTIAGFDDALLDAINQEVARQEAHIELIASENYTSPRVLEAQGSQLTNKYAEGYPGKRYYGGCEFVDIVENLAIDYAKQLFDATYANVQPHSGSQANSAVFQALVKPGDTVLGMSLDAGGHLTHGAKPNFSGKHYNAIQYGLNEQELIDYEEVARLAREHKPKLIIAGFSAYSQVIDWARFREIADEVGAYLLVDMAHVAGLVAGGVYPSPVPHAHVVTTTTHKTLRGPRGGLILSAENDADIEKKLQSAVFPGGQGGPLMHAIAAKAVCFKEAMEPEFKTYQQQVVSNAQAMAGVFIERGYDIVSGGTEDHLFLLSLIKQGVTGKDADAALGRAHITVNKNAVPNDPQSPFVTSGLRIGTPAVTTRGFDEDDCGDLATWICDILDVLAKGEDTADIEAQVKGKVEEICSRFPVYR from the coding sequence ATGTTCAGCCGTGACATGACAATTGCCGGATTCGATGACGCCCTGTTGGATGCCATTAACCAGGAAGTGGCCCGCCAGGAAGCCCACATCGAATTGATCGCGTCCGAAAACTACACCAGCCCCCGCGTACTGGAAGCCCAAGGCAGCCAGCTGACCAACAAGTACGCGGAAGGTTACCCCGGCAAGCGTTACTATGGTGGCTGCGAGTTCGTCGATATCGTCGAAAACCTGGCGATCGACTATGCCAAGCAGCTGTTCGACGCCACCTATGCCAACGTCCAGCCGCACTCCGGCTCCCAGGCCAACAGCGCGGTATTTCAGGCGCTGGTCAAGCCGGGTGATACGGTGCTGGGCATGAGCCTGGACGCTGGCGGTCACCTGACCCACGGCGCCAAGCCCAACTTCTCGGGCAAGCACTACAACGCTATCCAGTACGGCTTGAACGAGCAGGAGCTGATCGATTACGAAGAAGTGGCGCGCCTGGCCCGTGAACATAAGCCGAAGTTGATCATCGCCGGCTTCTCCGCCTACTCGCAGGTCATCGATTGGGCCAGGTTCCGTGAAATCGCCGATGAAGTGGGTGCTTACCTGCTGGTCGACATGGCTCACGTGGCCGGCCTGGTGGCGGGCGGCGTCTACCCCAGCCCCGTGCCCCACGCCCATGTGGTCACCACCACCACCCACAAGACTCTGCGCGGCCCGCGTGGCGGCTTGATCCTCTCCGCCGAAAACGACGCCGATATCGAGAAGAAGCTGCAATCCGCCGTCTTCCCGGGCGGGCAGGGCGGCCCCTTGATGCATGCCATCGCCGCCAAGGCGGTCTGCTTCAAGGAAGCCATGGAGCCCGAGTTCAAGACTTACCAGCAGCAAGTGGTCAGCAATGCCCAGGCCATGGCGGGGGTTTTCATCGAGCGTGGTTACGACATCGTCTCCGGCGGCACCGAAGATCATCTCTTTCTGCTGTCGCTGATCAAGCAGGGCGTTACCGGAAAGGATGCCGATGCCGCCCTGGGCCGGGCGCACATCACCGTCAACAAGAACGCCGTGCCCAACGACCCGCAAAGCCCGTTCGTCACCTCCGGCCTGCGGATCGGCACCCCCGCCGTGACCACTCGTGGCTTCGATGAAGACGATTGTGGCGACCTGGCCACCTGGATCTGCGATATCCTCGATGTTCTGGCCAAGGGTGAAGACACCGCTGACATCGAAGCGCAAGTGAAAGGCAAGGTGGAGGAAATCTGCTCCCGCTTCCCGGTATATCGTTAA
- a CDS encoding addiction module protein produces MTTETLEHLRSQISSLSQPERAALARELIMSLDGPIDDSVEQAWNDEIVQRVAKVRSGNATLLSRAEFRSKVRKRIDQ; encoded by the coding sequence ATGACTACCGAAACACTCGAACATCTACGCTCACAGATTTCGTCTCTCTCTCAGCCGGAACGTGCGGCGCTGGCTCGCGAGCTCATAATGAGCCTGGACGGCCCCATTGATGACTCCGTTGAGCAAGCTTGGAACGATGAGATCGTTCAGCGTGTCGCCAAGGTAAGAAGCGGCAATGCCACACTGCTTAGCCGTGCAGAATTCCGATCAAAGGTGCGCAAGAGGATAGACCAGTAA
- a CDS encoding type II toxin-antitoxin system RelE/ParE family toxin codes for MASDDELKELQRILIAQPDKGDLIRGTGGLRKVRMAFEHQGKRGGARVIYFLATAEVIYLILAYPKSVKDSLTPAEKATLKALTHHLKGEVSK; via the coding sequence ATGGCTTCAGATGATGAACTGAAGGAACTCCAACGCATCCTCATCGCTCAGCCCGATAAAGGTGACCTTATTCGAGGCACAGGTGGGCTGCGCAAAGTCCGTATGGCGTTTGAACATCAAGGAAAACGTGGCGGCGCTCGGGTTATTTACTTTCTGGCTACCGCAGAAGTCATTTACCTGATACTGGCCTATCCCAAGAGCGTGAAAGACAGTCTAACGCCAGCCGAAAAAGCCACATTGAAGGCCCTGACTCACCATTTGAAGGGGGAGGTTTCCAAATGA
- the nadS gene encoding NadS family protein, whose product MNIFDELQSSLQEAVDIEQGKAQASRVTRHEVADVKAIRTRLHVSQAEFANAMGTSVDTIKSWETKRRNPTGLAAKVLAAIQDNPAFFKELASH is encoded by the coding sequence ATGAACATTTTTGACGAACTCCAATCATCACTGCAGGAAGCTGTTGATATCGAACAGGGCAAGGCCCAGGCAAGCCGTGTCACACGTCATGAAGTGGCCGATGTAAAGGCTATTCGAACAAGGTTACATGTTTCCCAGGCGGAATTTGCCAATGCCATGGGTACCAGCGTTGATACAATCAAAAGCTGGGAAACCAAGCGCCGCAACCCCACTGGACTCGCAGCCAAGGTACTGGCAGCAATTCAGGACAACCCAGCGTTCTTTAAAGAACTAGCCTCCCACTGA